A single Actinomadura algeriensis DNA region contains:
- a CDS encoding alpha/beta fold hydrolase — MRIDDPARLGETRLPDGRTIGWAEWGPPDGGPVLLSPGAATGRWLGFGAGVVDALGVRLISLDRPGLGVSTPAPGRTFADFADDVREFSALRGLGRPRMVGNSQGAPFALACAVAGVVSALAVVSGADEVAAPEFAAALPTDLRTLVERTASDPSGAEKHFAGLDADAMWNMVMSGSPARDLAVYQAPAFAAAYRRALAEGFAQGPDGYARDTVLAMSRWPLALGEITVPVDVWYGAEDTGHSPDNGAFLATRIPGAHRHVVPDAGGSLLWTHAEPVLTRLLDR, encoded by the coding sequence ATGCGCATCGACGACCCCGCCCGCCTCGGCGAGACCCGCCTGCCCGACGGACGAACCATCGGGTGGGCCGAGTGGGGCCCGCCGGACGGCGGCCCGGTGCTGCTGAGCCCCGGCGCCGCCACCGGCCGGTGGCTGGGCTTCGGCGCGGGCGTCGTGGACGCACTGGGCGTGCGCCTGATCTCCCTCGACCGTCCGGGACTCGGCGTCTCGACGCCCGCACCCGGCCGGACGTTCGCCGACTTCGCCGACGACGTCCGCGAGTTCTCCGCCCTGCGCGGGCTCGGCCGTCCGCGCATGGTCGGGAACTCGCAGGGCGCGCCCTTCGCGCTCGCGTGCGCCGTCGCGGGAGTCGTCTCCGCGCTGGCCGTCGTCTCCGGCGCGGACGAGGTCGCCGCCCCCGAGTTCGCCGCCGCGCTCCCCACCGACCTGCGAACCCTCGTCGAACGGACCGCGTCCGACCCGTCCGGCGCCGAGAAGCACTTCGCGGGCCTGGACGCGGACGCGATGTGGAACATGGTGATGTCCGGGAGCCCCGCCCGCGACCTGGCCGTCTACCAGGCCCCCGCGTTCGCCGCCGCCTACCGCCGGGCCCTCGCCGAAGGCTTCGCCCAGGGCCCGGACGGCTATGCCCGCGACACCGTCCTCGCGATGAGCCGCTGGCCGCTCGCCCTCGGGGAGATCACCGTCCCCGTCGACGTCTGGTACGGCGCGGAGGACACCGGCCACTCCCCGGACAACGGCGCGTTCCTCGCCACCCGCATCCCCGGCGCCCACCGCCACGTCGTCCCGGACGCGGGCGGGTCGCTGCTGTGGACGCACGCCGAACCCGTCCTCACCCGCCTGCTCGACCGATGA
- a CDS encoding DUF899 family protein, with product MSTNPPIVDLATWQAARDELLLREKAHTREGDAIAAARRRLPMVEFDGTVEVVGPDGPVPFLDLFQGRDELIVYKHMWHDGAPHQGQCEGCTTTAWHLKDALYLNVRGVSFAILTTGPWDEVASYVEFMGYTQPWYSVRDLDEPVGGDMGYLTSFLRDGDRTFLTYSTTGRGTERANSSIGLLDMTPYGRGEAWEDGPEGRPEGDVPCWYWRTDADGHATWGPTSRPVPQWTRPGATPVETLGRD from the coding sequence ATGAGCACCAACCCGCCCATCGTCGACCTGGCCACCTGGCAGGCCGCCCGCGACGAGCTCCTGCTCCGCGAGAAGGCCCACACCCGCGAGGGCGACGCGATCGCCGCCGCCCGCCGCCGTCTCCCGATGGTCGAGTTCGACGGGACGGTGGAGGTCGTCGGCCCCGACGGCCCGGTCCCGTTCCTGGATCTGTTCCAGGGACGCGACGAACTCATCGTCTACAAGCACATGTGGCACGACGGCGCTCCCCACCAGGGACAGTGCGAGGGCTGCACCACCACGGCCTGGCACCTGAAGGACGCCCTTTACCTCAACGTACGCGGCGTCTCGTTCGCCATCCTGACCACCGGCCCTTGGGACGAGGTCGCCTCCTACGTCGAGTTCATGGGCTACACCCAGCCCTGGTACTCCGTCCGCGACCTGGACGAACCGGTCGGCGGCGACATGGGCTACCTCACCAGTTTCCTGCGCGACGGCGACCGCACGTTCCTGACCTACTCCACGACGGGCCGCGGCACCGAGCGCGCCAACTCGTCGATCGGCCTGCTCGACATGACCCCGTACGGGCGCGGCGAGGCGTGGGAGGACGGCCCCGAGGGCCGCCCCGAAGGCGACGTCCCGTGCTGGTACTGGCGCACGGACGCCGACGGCCACGCGACCTGGGGCCCCACGAGCCGTCCCGTCCCGCAGTGGACGCGCCCGGGCGCGACCCCCGTGGAAACCCTCGGCCGCGACTGA
- a CDS encoding metallophosphoesterase family protein produces MKVAFVGDVHGCVLHALGAAVMLGRHRGIRLDAVVQVGDLGAFPGPERWDDASHRFGADNPAQSDFFRLLDPSPRVAEGVRLALAEVPSFLFVSGNHEDHAWLADVHREHAGAVAPVDPLGAFSHVECGDVMEVAGQRTAFLGKIDSPGPLDYDEDAYARLLDTEPGSVEVLVTHDGPYGMSSWRGTTQGSERMTRLIEHLQPRLHVSGHYHHENGPRRYGATTSYALGLLVPVKVNRRDSTPINPRQEVAPGSIALLDTETYGFEYVADPWLADVCGDRLDLAELVTTTP; encoded by the coding sequence ATGAAGGTCGCGTTCGTGGGCGACGTCCACGGTTGTGTACTGCATGCGCTGGGGGCGGCGGTCATGCTCGGCCGTCACCGGGGGATCCGGCTCGACGCGGTGGTGCAGGTCGGAGACCTGGGGGCGTTCCCCGGGCCCGAGCGGTGGGACGACGCCAGTCACCGGTTCGGAGCCGACAACCCGGCACAAAGTGACTTCTTCCGTCTCCTCGATCCCTCGCCCCGCGTGGCCGAGGGCGTGCGGCTGGCGCTGGCGGAGGTTCCGTCGTTCCTGTTCGTCAGTGGTAACCACGAGGATCACGCGTGGCTCGCGGACGTTCATCGGGAGCATGCCGGCGCTGTGGCGCCGGTCGATCCGCTGGGCGCCTTCAGCCATGTCGAGTGCGGGGACGTCATGGAGGTCGCGGGCCAGCGCACGGCGTTCCTCGGGAAGATCGACTCGCCGGGGCCGCTGGACTACGACGAGGACGCCTACGCCCGCCTCCTCGACACCGAGCCCGGCAGCGTGGAGGTCCTTGTCACCCACGACGGCCCCTACGGCATGTCGTCCTGGCGCGGCACCACGCAGGGGTCGGAGCGGATGACGCGCCTCATCGAGCACCTGCAGCCGCGCCTGCACGTCAGCGGCCACTACCACCACGAGAACGGTCCGCGCCGTTACGGGGCGACGACGTCGTACGCGCTCGGCCTGCTCGTCCCGGTCAAGGTCAACCGGCGGGACTCGACGCCGATCAACCCCCGGCAGGAGGTCGCTCCGGGCAGCATCGCCCTGCTCGACACCGAGACCTACGGCTTCGAGTACGTCGCCGACCCGTGGCTCGCCGACGTGTGCGGCGACCGGCTCGATCTGGCCGAACTGGTCACCACGACGCCCTGA
- a CDS encoding DUF397 domain-containing protein, which translates to MRGSLTSFGRGPRALTTPESFWKTSGGGCEFSDAVLANLNWRKSSRSNNGGADCVEVASWRKSRRSQNNGGCVEVGACGCCGTAVRDSKDPDGPKLAFGVAAWRVFHADVVAGRYDLTGGR; encoded by the coding sequence ATGCGAGGATCTTTGACCAGCTTCGGGCGAGGGCCGCGAGCCCTGACGACTCCAGAAAGCTTCTGGAAGACATCCGGCGGGGGTTGTGAGTTTTCGGATGCGGTGCTAGCCAACTTGAACTGGCGTAAAAGTAGTCGCAGTAACAACGGTGGCGCGGACTGCGTCGAAGTGGCCTCGTGGCGCAAGAGTCGGCGTAGCCAGAACAACGGCGGGTGCGTTGAGGTGGGGGCTTGTGGGTGTTGTGGGACGGCCGTGCGGGACAGCAAGGATCCGGACGGGCCGAAGCTCGCGTTCGGGGTCGCGGCGTGGCGGGTGTTCCACGCCGACGTCGTCGCCGGGCGGTACGACCTGACGGGCGGTCGGTGA
- a CDS encoding helix-turn-helix domain-containing protein: protein MASRTSPTVRRRRLAREMRQLRRVTKKPREEAAKYAGIAPATLSRIEAATHAPKPADILALCRFYGVDEEQTEILVTLARQSRQRGWWQRYGDIMVPGFEVYVGLEEEASELRSYLPSVVDGLLQTPGYIRAQSQASLVTPEESELERRVAIRVQRQERLLGAEDPPRMWTILHEGALRTQVGGAEVMREQLAYLHEVSSLNFLTLQVLPFTAGAHPAMLTGFHTLEFPHPADPGVTYIEYETGGVYLEQPGEVEVYARIFDQLRARAASPDDSRKLLEDIRRGL from the coding sequence ATGGCAAGTCGGACGAGCCCAACTGTTCGGCGTCGACGTCTCGCCAGGGAGATGCGTCAACTCCGGCGCGTCACAAAGAAGCCGCGGGAAGAGGCTGCCAAGTACGCGGGCATCGCGCCCGCAACGCTGAGCAGGATTGAGGCCGCCACCCATGCCCCCAAGCCTGCGGACATTCTGGCCCTTTGCAGGTTCTATGGAGTCGATGAAGAACAGACCGAAATACTAGTCACGCTGGCGAGGCAGAGTCGGCAACGTGGCTGGTGGCAGCGGTATGGCGACATTATGGTTCCCGGCTTCGAGGTCTACGTCGGCTTGGAAGAGGAGGCATCGGAGCTTCGTTCGTACCTACCCAGCGTGGTTGATGGCCTTCTGCAAACGCCCGGATACATCCGGGCGCAATCTCAGGCGTCCCTGGTCACGCCTGAGGAGTCCGAACTGGAACGGCGAGTTGCTATCCGAGTCCAGCGTCAAGAACGGTTGCTGGGCGCGGAGGATCCGCCGCGGATGTGGACGATTCTTCACGAGGGCGCACTACGGACGCAGGTCGGCGGGGCGGAGGTGATGCGTGAGCAGCTTGCTTACCTTCATGAGGTGTCGTCGCTCAACTTCTTAACGTTGCAGGTCTTGCCTTTCACCGCCGGTGCGCACCCGGCGATGCTGACGGGCTTCCACACGTTGGAGTTCCCGCATCCGGCCGACCCGGGTGTCACGTACATTGAGTATGAGACTGGTGGTGTCTACCTAGAGCAACCTGGAGAGGTGGAAGTTTATGCGAGGATCTTTGACCAGCTTCGGGCGAGGGCCGCGAGCCCTGACGACTCCAGAAAGCTTCTGGAAGACATCCGGCGGGGGTTGTGA
- a CDS encoding ATP-binding protein: MGAREGSSAAGADRPGHGSVRLAAELENVAVGRRWLHGRLEDDGVQHSTIADLLQSLSEALTNAILYGDGLHVRIEYAVTNDTAKVSVFNGVRDGAEPQRRGPVGPDAENGRGLDLVEAFSDRWGIATSENEAKVWFEVKLP; this comes from the coding sequence GTGGGCGCACGCGAAGGATCGTCCGCTGCAGGCGCGGACCGTCCGGGACACGGCTCGGTGCGGCTGGCAGCGGAGCTGGAGAACGTCGCGGTCGGACGGCGCTGGCTGCACGGCAGGCTCGAGGACGACGGCGTCCAGCACTCAACCATCGCGGACTTGCTCCAATCCCTCTCGGAAGCACTCACCAACGCGATCCTGTACGGGGACGGACTGCACGTGCGCATCGAGTACGCGGTCACCAACGACACGGCCAAGGTGTCCGTCTTCAACGGGGTACGGGACGGTGCGGAGCCTCAACGCCGGGGACCGGTCGGGCCGGACGCGGAGAACGGTCGCGGGCTCGACCTCGTGGAGGCGTTCAGCGACCGATGGGGCATCGCGACGTCCGAGAACGAAGCCAAAGTGTGGTTCGAGGTGAAGCTTCCATGA
- a CDS encoding nucleotidyltransferase family protein, translating to MRQAVVLAGGFGRRLHPLTQDRPKAMVDVCGTPILRHQIDWFAECGVEHVVISAGHLAAVIIDYLRLRKLPLRVRVVVEEKVLGRGGGLKRAAGELPRPDEPWLAAYGDIWTHFSIPDMYAHHRRHGLMATVALTRPPGPRAGVACNEQGRVTALRAAQPPHPRVNAGIYVFTPDVVGLLPDQGDHAPTALAHLIRTEQLMGYPVDVPWWAINTVQDLNDLERALTGLPSDRPARGAPSV from the coding sequence GTGCGTCAGGCAGTGGTGTTGGCCGGGGGTTTCGGGCGGCGCCTCCATCCTCTGACGCAGGACAGGCCGAAGGCGATGGTCGATGTGTGCGGGACTCCGATCCTGCGACATCAGATCGACTGGTTCGCCGAGTGCGGAGTGGAGCACGTCGTCATATCGGCGGGACACCTGGCCGCCGTCATCATCGACTATCTCAGATTGCGTAAGTTGCCGCTGCGTGTCCGAGTGGTGGTGGAAGAGAAGGTGTTAGGTCGAGGTGGAGGGCTGAAGCGGGCCGCCGGAGAGTTACCGCGCCCCGATGAACCCTGGCTCGCCGCCTATGGGGACATCTGGACACACTTCTCTATTCCTGACATGTATGCACATCACAGACGGCATGGGCTGATGGCGACAGTAGCGTTGACCCGACCACCAGGGCCTCGCGCCGGTGTCGCGTGCAATGAGCAAGGCCGGGTGACGGCACTGCGAGCCGCGCAACCGCCGCATCCTCGGGTGAACGCCGGCATATACGTCTTCACCCCCGACGTGGTCGGCCTGCTTCCCGACCAGGGCGATCATGCTCCCACCGCTCTTGCGCACCTGATCCGGACCGAGCAGCTCATGGGATACCCGGTGGATGTTCCCTGGTGGGCGATCAACACCGTCCAAGACCTGAACGACCTCGAACGCGCGCTCACCGGACTGCCGTCCGACCGCCCCGCCCGAGGAGCACCGTCGGTGTGA
- a CDS encoding FAD-dependent monooxygenase — protein sequence MGELRTAIVVGAGIAGLASAVSLARAGWTVAVLERAEAFGEVGAGLAITRNGMAALDALDVGEAVRAAGWRTVSAGIQDPAGRWLVRMPDTAQVQATTTIWGVHRRRLHAALLRAAEDADGVELVTGAEVTDLRPGHPGGAAATVSWRGADGTGTREAGLVVAADGVRSVVRERLFPGIRARYSGSTSWRAVVADTDFDGRLVQVWGPGAEFGAVRISEQEIYWYGYFRHGQGAVFEDEAAAAGRRFAGYPSWARTLVAATAEDRLMRHDVHYLPDALSTYARGRVVMVGDAAHAMLPTSGQGASSALEDGICVGRLIGAPVAGGAHLADALAAFDRARRPRCRQLARISAVTARFGADLGDGWRQPVRNALLRLTPGAVLGRAGGSIVGWTAP from the coding sequence GTGGGCGAGTTGCGGACGGCGATCGTGGTGGGTGCCGGAATCGCCGGGTTGGCGTCGGCGGTGTCGCTGGCGCGGGCGGGCTGGACGGTCGCGGTGCTGGAGCGGGCGGAGGCTTTCGGGGAGGTCGGAGCGGGGCTGGCGATCACCCGCAACGGGATGGCCGCCTTGGACGCGCTGGACGTCGGCGAGGCGGTGCGCGCTGCGGGGTGGCGGACCGTCAGTGCGGGCATCCAGGATCCGGCGGGGCGCTGGCTGGTACGGATGCCCGATACCGCCCAGGTACAGGCGACCACGACGATCTGGGGCGTTCACCGGCGGCGCCTGCATGCCGCCCTGTTGCGGGCGGCCGAGGACGCCGACGGGGTCGAGCTGGTCACCGGCGCCGAGGTCACCGACCTGCGGCCGGGCCACCCCGGCGGTGCGGCCGCCACCGTGAGCTGGCGGGGCGCCGATGGGACCGGCACCAGGGAAGCCGGGCTGGTCGTGGCCGCCGACGGGGTGCGAAGTGTGGTCCGCGAGCGGTTGTTCCCCGGGATACGGGCTCGCTACAGCGGGAGCACGAGTTGGCGGGCGGTCGTCGCGGACACCGACTTCGACGGACGGCTCGTGCAGGTGTGGGGGCCCGGCGCGGAGTTCGGCGCGGTGCGGATCAGCGAGCAGGAAATCTACTGGTACGGGTATTTCCGGCACGGGCAGGGGGCCGTGTTCGAGGACGAGGCGGCCGCGGCGGGCCGGCGTTTCGCCGGATACCCCTCGTGGGCCAGGACCCTGGTGGCCGCCACCGCCGAGGATCGGCTCATGCGGCACGACGTCCACTATCTGCCCGACGCTCTCTCGACCTACGCCCGAGGCCGGGTCGTCATGGTGGGGGACGCCGCTCACGCCATGCTGCCCACCTCAGGGCAGGGGGCATCCTCCGCGCTGGAGGACGGGATCTGCGTGGGACGGCTCATCGGGGCACCGGTCGCCGGCGGTGCTCACCTGGCCGACGCGCTGGCCGCCTTCGATCGGGCCCGTCGGCCCAGGTGCCGGCAGCTGGCCCGGATCTCGGCGGTCACGGCGAGGTTCGGCGCCGACCTCGGGGACGGGTGGCGGCAGCCCGTCCGCAACGCGCTGTTGCGGCTCACTCCTGGCGCGGTCCTCGGCAGGGCAGGTGGTTCGATCGTGGGGTGGACGGCACCGTGA
- a CDS encoding LysR substrate-binding domain-containing protein → MRSPAVRLRHRDLNPVDPLTPLRAGEIDVAHLWLPVRGPDITVGPITHTSPIVIAMASTHPHADRESISLEDYGDLTFVAHESPYLPVRDAPPCRWAFAWHASNTTPLLRDFIATIAT, encoded by the coding sequence ATCCGGTCCCCGGCCGTCCGCCTCCGCCATCGCGACCTCAACCCCGTCGACCCGCTCACCCCGCTGCGGGCGGGCGAGATCGACGTGGCCCACCTGTGGCTGCCGGTCCGCGGACCCGACATCACGGTGGGCCCGATCACCCACACCTCACCGATCGTCATCGCCATGGCCTCCACCCACCCCCACGCCGACCGCGAGTCGATCAGCCTGGAGGACTACGGCGACCTGACCTTCGTGGCGCACGAATCGCCGTACCTCCCCGTCCGAGACGCCCCGCCCTGCCGGTGGGCCTTCGCCTGGCACGCGTCCAACACCACCCCGCTGCTCCGCGACTTCATCGCCACCATCGCCACCTGA
- a CDS encoding LysR family transcriptional regulator, whose protein sequence is MEFRDIEIFLVLAEELHFGRTAERLHITPSRVSHVIKKIERRIGAPLFARTSRTVRLTPLGERLRDDLLPAHLRIQQAVERAVAEARGITGTLRVGYSTPWCADLLLEATQKFRARYAECTVHIQEIQLNDPHGPLRRGELDLQLSELPVAESGITAGPTVLSEPRALLVPADHPLAQRENMSMEDLADVPLMTPGGNFPQYMAAVHLPTHTPSGRAIPRGPVFTYWAEVLSLVAAGLGAFPVSARGTRYYAWPGIAFVPFLDAPPIEYGLLWPTTGHTPRAMAFVDLLADLTGTTPADE, encoded by the coding sequence ATGGAGTTCCGCGACATCGAGATCTTCCTGGTGCTGGCGGAGGAACTGCACTTCGGACGTACCGCCGAGCGGCTGCACATCACCCCGTCCCGGGTCAGCCACGTCATCAAGAAGATCGAACGCCGCATCGGCGCGCCGCTGTTCGCCCGCACGTCCCGTACCGTCCGGCTCACCCCGCTGGGCGAACGGCTCCGCGACGACCTGCTGCCGGCGCACCTGCGGATCCAGCAGGCCGTGGAGCGGGCCGTCGCCGAGGCGCGCGGCATCACCGGCACCCTGCGCGTCGGCTACTCCACCCCCTGGTGCGCCGACCTGCTCCTCGAAGCGACCCAGAAGTTCCGCGCCCGCTATGCCGAGTGCACCGTCCACATCCAGGAGATCCAGCTCAACGATCCGCACGGCCCGCTACGCCGGGGCGAGCTCGACCTGCAGCTCAGCGAGCTCCCCGTCGCCGAATCCGGCATCACCGCGGGCCCGACCGTCCTGTCCGAACCCCGGGCCCTGCTCGTCCCCGCCGACCATCCCCTCGCGCAGCGGGAGAACATGTCGATGGAGGACCTCGCCGACGTCCCGCTGATGACCCCGGGCGGGAACTTCCCGCAGTACATGGCGGCCGTCCACCTGCCCACCCACACCCCGTCCGGCCGCGCCATCCCCCGCGGACCGGTCTTCACCTACTGGGCCGAGGTGCTCTCCCTGGTCGCCGCCGGTCTCGGCGCCTTCCCGGTCTCGGCGCGCGGAACGCGCTACTACGCCTGGCCCGGCATCGCCTTCGTCCCCTTCCTGGACGCGCCGCCCATCGAGTACGGGCTCCTGTGGCCGACCACCGGGCACACCCCCCGCGCCATGGCGTTCGTTGACCTGCTCGCCGACCTCACCGGCACCACCCCCGCCGACGAGTGA